From one Asterias amurensis chromosome 10, ASM3211899v1 genomic stretch:
- the LOC139943346 gene encoding uncharacterized protein, translating to MSSKTMNGDKRGKGIDDGEEGREGDNEEEEEENIETQESDERASLQKEDTSVVLVTDADMHNADVMYSSIDEERSPRTKCRCFSHETISSGEGCWRKGGKASTKENVRGSGIGTSTGNAFKVWPGKEKV from the exons atgtcatcaaagacAATGAATGGTGACAAGCGGGGTAAAGGAATTGATGATGGCGAAGAAGGCCGGGAAGGGGAcaatgaggaggaggaggaggagaacATCGAGACACAAGAATCTGACGAGAGAGCATCCCTTCAGAAAGAGGACACAT CTGTCGTACTGGTGACCGATGCTGATATGCACAATGCAGACGTGATGTATTCTTCAATCGATGAAGAGCGTTCACCACGTACAAAATGTAGATGTTTTAGTCATG AAACAATATCTAGTGGTGAAGGCTGCTGGAGAAAAGGAGGCAAGGCCAGTACTAAGGAAAATGTTAGAGGCAGTGGCATCGGTACCAGTACTGGCAATGCTTTCAAAGTGTGGCCAGGAAAGGAAAAAGTGTGA